The Alteromonas stellipolaris genome includes a region encoding these proteins:
- a CDS encoding SprT family zinc-dependent metalloprotease, producing MADAVEGCYQRADKYFKRTFPRPALTFRRSGKNAGTAFLQQNRINLHPELFKQNEHEFIVDVIPHEVSHLLTWQLFKKVKPHGVEWQAIMIDVFHRPANATHSFDIEGVIGKQFSYACLCSSHQLTIRRHNKILKGAQYKCRKCNGVLIEEKSVS from the coding sequence ATTGCTGATGCTGTAGAAGGCTGCTACCAACGCGCTGATAAATATTTTAAGCGCACATTCCCCCGCCCTGCGCTTACCTTTAGACGCTCTGGTAAAAATGCAGGCACCGCGTTTTTGCAACAAAATCGCATTAATTTGCACCCCGAACTATTCAAACAGAATGAACACGAATTCATAGTAGATGTTATTCCTCATGAAGTGAGTCATTTGCTTACTTGGCAATTGTTCAAGAAGGTAAAGCCCCACGGCGTGGAATGGCAAGCCATCATGATTGATGTATTTCACCGTCCGGCTAACGCAACCCACAGTTTTGATATTGAAGGTGTTATTGGCAAGCAGTTCAGCTATGCCTGCCTTTGCAGTTCACACCAGCTGACAATAAGACGACATAATAAAATTTTGAAAGGGGCGCAGTACAAGTGTCGAAAATGCAATGGCGTGCTGATAGAAGAGAAATCGGTAAGTTAG
- a CDS encoding DUF2797 domain-containing protein — protein sequence MTTSFSGALRKMHTHADDNNTVNYQLPIGEHKVDINPVIGQKVSLDFTGDINCVHCNRKTKKSFSQGYCYPCLISLAQCDSCIIKPEKCHYHEGTCREPQWGEEHCFSEHFVYLANTGNVKVGITRHVTDGVSSRWMDQGATQATVMLRVTDRLTSGLVEMLCKEHIGDKTNWRTMLKSAPDQVDLLELKATILSKIADGIAEIQQTKGIQAVSEADGEVHNIHYPVDTYPEKIKSINLDKTPEFEGVLTGIKGQYWMLDGDRVINIRKYAGYNVNLHVG from the coding sequence ATGACCACATCTTTTAGCGGTGCGCTTAGAAAAATGCACACGCATGCTGACGACAACAATACGGTTAACTACCAGCTTCCTATTGGGGAACATAAGGTCGATATAAACCCCGTTATCGGACAGAAGGTTTCTCTTGATTTTACGGGCGACATTAACTGCGTACATTGTAATAGAAAGACCAAGAAGAGCTTTAGTCAAGGCTATTGCTACCCTTGCTTAATTTCATTAGCTCAGTGCGATAGCTGTATAATCAAACCTGAAAAATGTCATTACCATGAAGGAACATGCCGAGAACCCCAATGGGGCGAAGAGCACTGCTTTAGCGAGCATTTTGTATACCTAGCTAACACTGGTAATGTAAAAGTGGGTATAACTCGCCACGTTACTGATGGCGTATCTTCTCGTTGGATGGATCAGGGCGCTACCCAAGCCACCGTCATGCTACGGGTAACAGATCGGCTCACTAGTGGCTTAGTGGAAATGCTTTGCAAAGAACATATTGGCGATAAAACCAATTGGCGCACTATGTTGAAAAGTGCGCCAGATCAGGTTGATTTACTTGAGCTTAAAGCCACTATATTGTCGAAAATTGCTGATGGAATAGCAGAAATTCAGCAGACAAAAGGGATACAAGCGGTATCTGAAGCCGATGGTGAAGTGCATAACATTCATTACCCGGTTGATACTTACCCTGAAAAAATTAAATCGATTAACTTAGATAAGACGCCAGAATTTGAAGGCGTGCTTACTGGGATTAAAGGGCAATATTGGATGCTAGATGGCGACCGTGTTATCAATATCCGTAAATATGCCGGCTACAATGTTAATCTGCATGTAGGATAA
- the lipA gene encoding lipoyl synthase, giving the protein MSNARPVAGVKLRDDEKVKHIPVTIIPTEKEEMLRKPSWIKIKLPRSTDKIDHIKKTLRKNKLHSVCEEASCPNLAECFNHGTATFMILGDICTRRCPFCDVAHGKPLPPSAEEPEKLAKTIAEMNLRYVVITSVDRDDLRDGGAQHFVDCINAIREHSPTTTIEVLVPDFRGRMDRALEIFKNGVPDVFNHNLETIPRLYRECRPGANYQWSLDLLKKFKAQHPDIKTKSGLMMGMGEENVEIEGVLRDLRAHDVDMLTLGQYLQPSRHHFPVKRYVHPDEFDALGAYAKDIGFTHAASGPMVRSSYHADQQAAGKEVK; this is encoded by the coding sequence ATGAGTAACGCACGACCTGTAGCTGGAGTTAAACTCCGCGACGACGAAAAAGTAAAACACATTCCTGTCACCATTATTCCTACTGAAAAGGAAGAAATGCTGCGCAAGCCTTCGTGGATCAAAATTAAGCTGCCACGCAGCACAGATAAAATTGACCACATTAAGAAGACATTAAGAAAGAATAAACTGCATTCTGTGTGCGAAGAAGCCAGCTGCCCTAACTTAGCTGAGTGCTTCAACCATGGTACGGCAACCTTTATGATTCTGGGTGACATTTGCACCCGTCGTTGTCCGTTCTGTGATGTTGCCCACGGTAAGCCGCTACCGCCAAGCGCGGAAGAGCCAGAAAAGCTAGCGAAGACCATTGCTGAAATGAATCTTCGTTACGTGGTAATTACCTCGGTGGACCGCGATGACTTGCGTGACGGTGGTGCACAACATTTCGTTGATTGTATCAACGCTATTCGCGAGCACAGCCCTACTACCACTATTGAAGTGCTAGTACCGGATTTCCGTGGCCGTATGGATCGCGCATTAGAAATTTTCAAGAATGGTGTTCCTGATGTGTTTAATCACAACTTAGAAACCATTCCGCGTTTATACCGCGAGTGCCGCCCTGGTGCTAACTACCAGTGGTCACTAGACTTACTTAAGAAGTTCAAAGCCCAGCATCCTGATATTAAAACCAAATCTGGCTTGATGATGGGCATGGGCGAAGAAAACGTTGAAATTGAAGGCGTTCTTCGTGATCTACGTGCTCATGACGTGGACATGTTGACATTAGGCCAATATTTGCAGCCAAGTCGTCATCATTTCCCCGTTAAACGTTATGTTCACCCTGATGAATTTGATGCTCTAGGCGCTTACGCCAAAGACATTGGCTTTACCCATGCAGCCAGTGGCCCTATGGTACGCTCTAGTTACCATGCTGACCAACAGGCAGCAGGTAAAGAAGTTAAATAA
- the trxB gene encoding thioredoxin-disulfide reductase, which translates to MADNRHVRLLILGSGPAGYSAAVYAARANLEPVLLTGIQQGGQLTTTTEVENWPGDPEGLTGPDLMVRMQKHAEKFDTEIIFDHINKTDLTKRPFTLYGDSGTYTCDALIIATGASAKYLGMESEQAFMGKGVSACATCDGFFYRNQKVAVIGGGNTAVEEALYLSNIASEVHVVHRRDTFRSEKILEQRLRDKAENGNVVLHLDRTLDEVMGDEMGVTKIRIKETDGEATEELDVMGLFVAIGHKPNTDIFAEQLEMKDGYIVVNSGLHGNATQTSVEGVFAAGDVSDHIYRQAITSAGTGCMAALDAEKYLDGFMPEQG; encoded by the coding sequence ATGGCAGATAACAGACATGTTCGCCTACTTATTTTAGGATCGGGCCCAGCAGGCTACTCAGCGGCAGTATATGCAGCTAGAGCAAATCTAGAACCTGTGCTTTTAACGGGGATCCAGCAAGGCGGACAGCTTACTACGACCACAGAAGTAGAAAACTGGCCAGGCGATCCTGAAGGACTTACGGGTCCTGACCTTATGGTTCGTATGCAAAAGCATGCAGAGAAGTTCGATACTGAAATTATCTTCGACCATATTAACAAGACAGACTTAACTAAGCGTCCTTTCACCCTTTATGGTGACAGTGGCACGTACACGTGTGACGCTTTAATTATTGCCACAGGTGCATCTGCTAAATATCTTGGTATGGAATCTGAGCAAGCGTTTATGGGTAAAGGGGTTTCGGCCTGTGCTACTTGTGACGGCTTTTTCTATCGTAACCAAAAAGTAGCGGTCATTGGCGGTGGTAATACAGCTGTTGAAGAAGCCTTGTATTTATCTAACATTGCATCTGAAGTTCACGTTGTGCATCGTCGTGATACTTTCCGTAGTGAAAAAATTCTTGAGCAGCGTCTTCGCGACAAAGCTGAAAATGGCAACGTGGTATTACATTTAGACCGTACCCTTGATGAAGTCATGGGGGACGAAATGGGTGTGACGAAAATTCGCATTAAAGAAACCGATGGCGAAGCAACCGAAGAGCTTGATGTAATGGGTCTTTTCGTGGCAATTGGTCACAAGCCAAATACTGACATTTTTGCTGAACAGCTTGAAATGAAAGACGGCTACATTGTGGTAAATAGCGGCCTACATGGCAATGCTACACAAACCAGTGTTGAAGGTGTATTTGCGGCCGGTGATGTGAGCGATCATATTTATCGTCAAGCAATAACGTCTGCTGGAACCGGCTGTATGGCCGCGTTAGATGCAGAAAAATACCTTGATGGCTTTATGCCTGAGCAAGGCTAA
- a CDS encoding HvfX family Cu-binding RiPP maturation protein, translated as MIKQLYANLFKKLSVADGVPLLLLRLYLAPVMIQAGWNKASSFSSIVDWFGNEDYGLGLPFPLVLAFLATAAELVGGIFLLFGLLTRLVAIPLMVTMLVAIFTVHIDNGWLAIADASSWLADGTILMNDSVMAAPEKLSAAKSLLQTHGNYDWLTSSGSLVVLNNGIEFGATYFVMLLVLFFYGGGRYVSIDYFFRPKLRDNGLR; from the coding sequence ATGATAAAGCAATTATACGCGAACCTATTTAAAAAACTAAGTGTGGCGGATGGAGTACCATTGCTGTTGTTAAGGCTTTATTTAGCCCCTGTAATGATTCAGGCTGGTTGGAATAAAGCGAGTAGCTTTTCGTCCATCGTTGATTGGTTTGGTAATGAAGACTACGGACTGGGCTTGCCATTCCCGCTTGTGCTTGCATTTTTGGCCACGGCAGCTGAGTTAGTCGGTGGTATATTTTTACTATTTGGTTTGCTTACACGCTTAGTCGCTATTCCGTTAATGGTAACCATGTTGGTGGCCATATTTACTGTGCACATCGACAATGGGTGGTTGGCCATTGCTGATGCATCATCTTGGTTAGCCGATGGCACTATTTTGATGAACGACAGTGTGATGGCAGCTCCTGAGAAGCTAAGTGCTGCAAAATCTTTACTGCAAACCCATGGAAACTACGATTGGCTTACTTCCAGTGGCAGTTTGGTCGTGCTAAACAACGGTATTGAATTCGGTGCTACCTATTTTGTCATGTTACTGGTGTTATTTTTCTATGGTGGTGGTCGCTATGTAAGTATTGATTATTTCTTTCGCCCTAAATTGCGCGATAACGGCTTGAGGTAA
- the ansA gene encoding asparaginase, which translates to MRKHIYIAYTGGTIGMKPSDHGYIPAAGFLGDTLNDMPEFHRSEMPLFTLHEYDNLIDSSDMDPSDWQRIADDIAENYDKYDGFIILHGTDTMAYTASALSFMLEDLTKPVIVTGSQIPLAELRSDGQVNLLNALYVAANFPIAEVGLFFNNRLLRGNRSRKVDADGFSAFDSPNFPPLLEAGINIRVKAGELAKESDKPLKVSSVKAQPIGMVSLYPGISSEVLKNTLQQPVNALILLSYGVGNAPQSPALIAQLEYARDRQIPVLNCTQCMRGRVNMGGYATGHGLQEVGVLSGSDMTPEAALAKLHYLLSKNLPFETIKAKLTQNLCGELSE; encoded by the coding sequence ATGCGTAAACATATCTATATTGCCTATACAGGCGGCACCATCGGAATGAAGCCATCAGATCATGGTTATATTCCAGCAGCAGGCTTCCTTGGCGATACATTGAATGACATGCCGGAGTTTCATCGCAGTGAAATGCCATTATTCACACTGCATGAGTACGATAACCTGATAGATTCATCGGATATGGATCCTTCTGACTGGCAACGCATTGCCGACGACATTGCAGAAAACTACGATAAATACGACGGTTTCATCATCTTGCATGGCACAGATACCATGGCGTATACCGCTTCGGCACTGAGTTTCATGCTGGAAGATTTAACCAAGCCTGTGATTGTTACTGGGTCGCAAATTCCTCTTGCAGAGCTGCGTTCTGACGGCCAAGTTAATCTATTAAACGCGCTTTATGTTGCCGCTAATTTCCCTATTGCAGAAGTGGGTTTGTTTTTTAATAACCGCTTATTACGGGGAAATCGCAGTCGTAAGGTAGATGCTGATGGGTTTAGCGCCTTCGATTCACCCAACTTCCCCCCCCTTCTTGAAGCCGGTATTAACATACGCGTTAAAGCCGGTGAACTTGCTAAAGAGTCGGATAAACCCCTTAAGGTTTCCAGTGTAAAAGCCCAGCCTATTGGTATGGTGAGCTTGTACCCTGGCATATCCTCAGAAGTCCTTAAAAACACCCTACAACAACCTGTTAATGCACTTATTTTATTAAGCTACGGCGTAGGTAATGCACCACAAAGCCCCGCGCTTATTGCCCAATTAGAGTACGCACGAGACAGACAAATACCGGTTCTTAACTGCACCCAATGTATGCGCGGTCGCGTGAATATGGGCGGATATGCCACAGGGCATGGTTTGCAGGAAGTGGGCGTGTTGTCTGGCAGCGATATGACCCCGGAAGCCGCATTGGCAAAATTGCATTATTTATTAAGTAAGAATCTGCCGTTTGAAACCATTAAAGCCAAGCTGACCCAGAATCTCTGCGGCGAGCTTAGCGAATAG
- the sppA gene encoding signal peptide peptidase SppA: MAAKGNWTKSLFIGLWTVLNFTRKLFFNVIFLVIFVGIIIAITSQEDDQLTVKANSALLLTLNGQLVIEKESVDPFEQFLQDAMGSEPDNPEVLVRDVVKVIENAKQDRRIKALVLDLQGLSGGGLDKLRTVARAINDFKTSEKPVYAIGDYYTKEQYYLAAHANHVYLNPMGSLLLDGYGRYGMYFKDFLEKLKVTTHIFRVGTYKSAVEPLIRNDMSEAAKEAERKWLDGYWQQYKEDVAAARGIPLSNFDETLEGLLAKFEQAGGDFANYALQNNWVDALKTREDVRVELTGLVGENEDNHGVNVTNFNTYLKVVNPPLPSINSDIDQVAIVVAKGTILNGNQKAGTIGGDSTARLLRKARLDENVKAVVLQIDSPGGSTLGSEIIRQEVLELKNAGKPVVVSMSTYAASGGYWIAANADRIFASPSTITGSIGVFGMFMTYENSLDYLGIHSDGVGSNELAGFSAVRPLAPEFGQILQRNVETSYGNFLSLVSNARDMTVDEVDEVAQGRVWIGTDALELGLVDELGTLEDAVNAAAEFAALDNYDTFYVQRTLSAQELFWKEFFGQAFTFVGKWQFANSDSALINEFKRVLGEFDIFNELNDPMGTYILCLQCQVE; this comes from the coding sequence ATGGCTGCCAAAGGAAACTGGACTAAATCCTTATTTATTGGCCTGTGGACGGTTTTAAACTTCACCCGTAAGCTTTTTTTCAATGTCATTTTTCTGGTGATTTTTGTTGGCATAATCATTGCGATTACCTCTCAAGAAGACGACCAACTTACGGTAAAAGCGAATAGTGCGCTTTTACTCACCTTGAACGGACAACTCGTTATTGAAAAAGAAAGTGTCGATCCGTTTGAACAGTTTTTACAAGATGCCATGGGTTCAGAGCCTGATAATCCAGAAGTACTTGTGCGTGATGTGGTAAAAGTTATTGAAAACGCTAAGCAAGACCGACGAATTAAGGCATTGGTTTTAGACCTTCAAGGTTTATCTGGCGGCGGTTTGGACAAACTTCGCACGGTAGCGCGAGCCATCAACGATTTTAAAACCTCTGAAAAACCTGTGTACGCCATTGGTGATTATTACACTAAAGAGCAGTACTACCTTGCAGCTCATGCGAATCACGTTTATCTCAATCCTATGGGTTCATTACTGCTAGATGGCTATGGTCGTTATGGCATGTATTTCAAAGATTTCTTGGAAAAGCTTAAAGTGACTACGCATATTTTCCGTGTAGGTACTTATAAGTCTGCCGTAGAACCGCTTATTCGCAACGATATGTCTGAAGCAGCTAAAGAAGCTGAGCGTAAATGGTTAGACGGTTACTGGCAGCAATATAAAGAAGACGTTGCCGCTGCCCGTGGCATTCCGCTTTCCAACTTTGATGAAACACTAGAAGGCTTGTTGGCTAAGTTTGAGCAAGCTGGTGGTGATTTTGCCAATTACGCCTTACAAAATAATTGGGTAGATGCACTAAAAACCCGCGAAGACGTACGTGTAGAACTTACTGGCCTTGTGGGCGAAAACGAAGACAATCACGGTGTTAACGTAACTAACTTTAACACCTACTTAAAAGTCGTTAATCCTCCCCTACCGTCTATCAACAGTGACATCGACCAAGTTGCGATTGTAGTAGCGAAGGGCACTATTTTAAACGGCAATCAAAAAGCTGGCACCATTGGCGGCGACAGTACCGCACGTTTACTGCGCAAAGCACGTTTAGATGAAAACGTGAAAGCGGTAGTACTGCAAATAGATTCGCCAGGGGGCAGCACGTTAGGTTCAGAGATTATCCGCCAAGAAGTACTTGAGTTGAAAAATGCTGGTAAACCGGTTGTGGTTTCTATGAGCACATATGCAGCATCAGGCGGCTACTGGATTGCAGCAAACGCCGACCGTATCTTTGCTAGCCCAAGCACTATTACTGGATCTATCGGGGTATTCGGAATGTTTATGACGTACGAAAACTCGCTTGATTACTTAGGCATTCACAGTGATGGCGTTGGCTCGAATGAGCTAGCAGGCTTTTCTGCAGTACGCCCTCTCGCGCCAGAATTTGGCCAAATTTTGCAACGCAACGTTGAAACGAGTTACGGCAACTTCTTATCTTTAGTATCGAACGCTCGAGATATGACGGTAGATGAAGTAGATGAAGTTGCACAAGGTCGTGTATGGATTGGCACCGATGCCTTAGAGCTAGGATTAGTTGATGAACTGGGCACATTAGAAGACGCAGTTAATGCGGCGGCAGAATTCGCTGCACTAGATAACTACGACACTTTCTATGTTCAGCGTACACTTTCAGCACAAGAGCTGTTTTGGAAAGAGTTCTTTGGTCAAGCCTTTACGTTTGTTGGAAAGTGGCAGTTTGCTAATTCAGACTCTGCGCTAATTAATGAATTTAAACGAGTGCTTGGCGAGTTCGATATCTTTAACGAACTGAACGACCCTATGGGTACTTATATTCTTTGCTTGCAGTGCCAAGTAGAGTAA
- the lipB gene encoding lipoyl(octanoyl) transferase LipB, with the protein MSTLTDSVIIRQLGRQSYEPTWAAMKTFTDERDDTTEDEIWLVEHDPVFTQGQAGKAEHILMPGDIPVVQVDRGGQVTYHGPGQQVIYLLINIRRRKLGVRHLVTAMEDAVVSLMAKYGVTAYPKPDAPGVYVDEKKVCSLGLRIRHGCSFHGLALNVNMDLSPFQRINPCGYAGMEMIDTASLNGPDSISVAGEFLTDLLLEALSITEKRHKEGFDE; encoded by the coding sequence GTGAGCACCCTAACCGACTCTGTCATTATTCGGCAACTGGGCAGACAAAGCTACGAGCCCACATGGGCTGCCATGAAAACGTTCACGGATGAGCGTGACGATACGACTGAAGATGAAATTTGGCTGGTTGAGCACGACCCTGTATTCACACAAGGTCAAGCAGGCAAGGCTGAACACATCTTAATGCCCGGTGACATTCCCGTGGTTCAAGTCGACAGAGGCGGTCAAGTAACCTACCACGGTCCAGGCCAGCAGGTTATTTATCTTCTTATTAATATTCGAAGACGCAAGCTTGGTGTACGTCACTTAGTGACTGCGATGGAAGACGCTGTGGTAAGCTTGATGGCCAAGTACGGTGTTACCGCCTACCCCAAACCCGATGCGCCAGGGGTTTATGTAGATGAGAAAAAAGTCTGCTCATTAGGGTTAAGAATTCGTCACGGTTGCTCATTTCATGGTTTGGCATTAAATGTTAATATGGACTTGTCACCGTTTCAGCGCATTAACCCATGTGGTTATGCAGGTATGGAAATGATTGATACCGCCAGTCTGAATGGCCCTGATTCGATAAGTGTTGCCGGTGAGTTTCTTACCGACTTACTACTTGAAGCGCTTTCCATTACGGAAAAACGACATAAAGAAGGTTTTGATGAGTAA
- a CDS encoding NAD(P)H nitroreductase: MDALTLLLNRSSQPRLNAPAPSGEALENIMQAALRAPDHACLTPWRFIVCEGKGLDKLGSLYEQSAIENDKSQKEIERAVQLPHRAPMVVVAIAKHVEHEKVPRVEQIASASCGVMAMQMAAVAQGFNGMWRTGSYAQCDTVKRGFDLSDDDEIVGFLYLGTPAFEPAPKPERDTSDYFEYWR; encoded by the coding sequence ATGGATGCACTTACGTTACTGCTCAACAGAAGCTCTCAACCTAGACTCAATGCGCCTGCGCCGTCAGGTGAAGCGCTTGAAAACATCATGCAAGCTGCACTTCGTGCCCCCGATCATGCGTGTTTAACACCGTGGCGTTTTATTGTTTGTGAAGGAAAAGGTTTAGATAAACTAGGCAGCTTATACGAGCAATCTGCTATCGAAAACGATAAATCTCAAAAAGAAATTGAACGGGCAGTGCAGTTACCACATCGAGCGCCTATGGTTGTGGTGGCCATAGCTAAACATGTTGAGCATGAAAAAGTGCCCCGCGTAGAGCAAATTGCATCAGCGTCTTGCGGGGTAATGGCAATGCAAATGGCTGCGGTAGCCCAAGGGTTCAATGGTATGTGGAGAACGGGAAGTTATGCCCAATGTGATACGGTAAAGCGTGGTTTTGATTTAAGCGATGATGACGAAATTGTTGGTTTTTTATATTTAGGTACGCCGGCGTTTGAACCTGCGCCAAAACCAGAACGTGATACTTCTGACTACTTCGAATACTGGCGCTAA
- a CDS encoding DUF885 domain-containing protein has translation MKTMKISLLNAAIVSALMALPAAAHQQDGTTVSTQLQTAVSEVKDITDVKANKTEAEKLAALTLKFFNESLEQNPVMATFYGVSDYNDKFNEPLSEAVIAKSKAHEQTYLAAINAIDASKLSGQDWISYHIFKSDREHAIAGYQFGSQYMPINQMYGVHTFFPMLGSGQSAQPFATVKDYENFISRTKGYVEFIDSVILYMKKGIEEGVVLPTAITEKMVPQLSAHIVKKASESVFYGPVNQLEKNEDISDDEKARLAAAYEGMITEMIVPSYQKLHDFVVEEYLPHTRATVGYSDLPNGKAWYEYKIKDNTTLPLSADEVHEFGLSEVSRILGEMKAVKQTVGFEGDLAAFFDHLRTDDKFYFESDEALIKAYTDVKTDIDARLPTLFSVFPKADYIVKAVEPYREASSAAASYMSPAPDGSRPGIFYINTRDLKAQPKFSLETLSIHEAAPGHHFQIAIQQEVEGLPLFRKFNGYTVFSEGWALYAESLGKELGMFTDPYMWYGRLNDEQLRAMRLVVDTGLHAKGWSREKAIAYMLENSSMAESDAVAEVERYISIPGQALAYKVGERHIRHLRNQATEALGEDFDIKAFHSNILTDGAMPMPILSEKMSMWIDDVKSKSQGE, from the coding sequence ATGAAGACAATGAAGATAAGTTTACTCAATGCTGCCATCGTGAGCGCCTTAATGGCTTTACCAGCCGCAGCGCATCAGCAAGATGGTACGACGGTTTCTACACAATTGCAGACTGCGGTTAGTGAAGTCAAAGACATCACAGACGTTAAAGCAAATAAAACAGAGGCGGAAAAATTAGCAGCCCTAACGCTTAAATTTTTCAACGAGTCGTTAGAACAAAACCCTGTGATGGCAACATTTTATGGCGTAAGCGATTACAACGATAAATTTAACGAGCCGTTAAGTGAGGCGGTTATTGCTAAATCAAAGGCTCATGAGCAAACCTATTTAGCAGCCATTAATGCTATTGATGCGTCTAAACTTAGTGGGCAAGACTGGATCAGCTACCATATTTTCAAAAGTGACAGAGAACATGCTATTGCGGGTTATCAGTTTGGTAGCCAGTACATGCCAATTAATCAAATGTATGGCGTGCATACTTTTTTCCCCATGCTGGGATCTGGCCAATCTGCGCAGCCGTTCGCTACGGTAAAAGACTATGAAAACTTCATTTCACGTACTAAAGGCTACGTCGAATTTATCGATAGTGTAATCCTGTATATGAAAAAAGGGATTGAGGAAGGGGTTGTCTTACCTACTGCTATCACCGAGAAAATGGTACCGCAATTAAGTGCTCATATAGTGAAGAAAGCTTCTGAGAGTGTGTTCTACGGACCCGTTAATCAGCTTGAGAAAAACGAAGATATTAGCGACGATGAAAAAGCGCGCTTAGCCGCTGCCTACGAAGGAATGATTACTGAAATGATTGTGCCTTCGTATCAAAAACTGCACGACTTCGTAGTAGAAGAATATTTGCCTCACACCCGCGCTACTGTAGGGTACTCAGACTTACCAAATGGAAAAGCCTGGTACGAATATAAAATTAAAGATAACACTACCTTGCCGCTAAGTGCCGATGAAGTGCATGAGTTTGGGTTATCTGAAGTGTCGCGCATATTAGGTGAAATGAAAGCGGTTAAACAAACCGTAGGCTTTGAAGGAGATTTAGCAGCGTTTTTCGATCATCTTCGTACCGACGATAAATTCTACTTTGAGTCTGATGAAGCGCTAATTAAAGCGTACACCGATGTAAAAACGGATATAGACGCCCGCTTACCAACGCTTTTCAGCGTATTCCCGAAAGCCGATTATATTGTAAAAGCAGTAGAACCTTATAGAGAAGCGTCTTCGGCTGCAGCCAGTTACATGTCTCCAGCGCCAGATGGCAGTAGACCTGGTATTTTCTATATCAACACCCGTGACCTTAAAGCCCAACCTAAGTTTAGTTTGGAAACCTTAAGTATTCATGAGGCCGCGCCTGGTCACCACTTCCAAATTGCTATTCAGCAAGAAGTGGAAGGCTTACCTTTGTTTAGAAAATTCAACGGCTATACCGTGTTCAGTGAAGGCTGGGCTTTGTATGCGGAAAGCTTAGGAAAAGAGCTGGGTATGTTTACCGACCCTTACATGTGGTACGGGCGCTTGAACGATGAACAGCTTCGTGCCATGCGTTTAGTGGTTGATACTGGGCTGCATGCCAAGGGCTGGAGCCGTGAGAAGGCTATTGCGTATATGCTTGAGAATTCGTCGATGGCTGAGTCTGATGCGGTTGCAGAGGTAGAGCGTTATATTTCTATTCCCGGTCAAGCGCTAGCGTATAAAGTGGGTGAGCGTCATATCAGACATTTGCGTAATCAAGCCACTGAAGCCTTAGGTGAGGACTTCGACATTAAAGCGTTCCACAGCAATATACTGACCGATGGGGCAATGCCAATGCCTATCTTGAGTGAGAAAATGTCGATGTGGATAGACGACGTAAAATCCAAAAGCCAAGGCGAGTAA
- the yfbV gene encoding terminus macrodomain insulation protein YfbV: protein MSQSVITMLKDGQHYMKTWPVKKELYAYFPECRVVAATRFAIKTMPPAAILSCALLLQNMGTDYIPQTITIGAFFLSIPLQGLLWLGHRSNQYLPPQLNSWYQDIHSKMRSEGCNVSSVKSKPKYKELAALLKTAFNDLDNVFTKHWFR from the coding sequence ATGTCACAGTCTGTGATTACAATGCTAAAAGATGGCCAGCACTACATGAAAACCTGGCCTGTCAAAAAAGAACTGTATGCCTACTTTCCTGAATGCCGGGTAGTTGCGGCCACGCGTTTTGCTATCAAAACTATGCCGCCTGCGGCAATACTTTCGTGTGCATTGTTACTTCAGAACATGGGCACAGACTATATTCCGCAAACCATCACCATAGGTGCTTTCTTTTTAAGCATTCCGCTACAAGGGTTATTGTGGTTGGGTCATCGTTCAAACCAATACTTACCGCCGCAATTAAACAGCTGGTATCAAGATATTCACAGTAAAATGCGATCGGAAGGTTGCAACGTATCGTCGGTTAAATCGAAACCGAAATATAAAGAGCTTGCGGCGTTACTCAAAACCGCTTTTAACGATTTAGATAACGTATTTACTAAACATTGGTTCCGTTAA